The Setaria italica strain Yugu1 chromosome IX, Setaria_italica_v2.0, whole genome shotgun sequence genome has a window encoding:
- the LOC101757451 gene encoding hsp70-Hsp90 organizing protein 1-like isoform X1, translating into MIWVICQLRRDCREEVEMLFPLTSPIPNVRNRSIDGIISHAKLENAKPMALNNTEDLGDLLNSSADSKSAREGARRASQFDLKIDKVIDCDGLDATLYSNRSLCKLKLGDGKGALSDAYRCRTLRPDWAKACYRQAKAHMLLKEYKQACDALLDAQKLDPGNEEIERALSKAIELMKISPDEDEE; encoded by the exons ATGAT TTGGGTAATTTGCCAATTGAGACGTGATTGCCGAGAAGAAGTTGAAATGCTGTTTCCCTTGACCTCACCAATTCCAAATGTCAGAAACCGGAGTATTGACGGAATAATCTCTCATGCCAAATTGGAAAATGCAAAGCCAATG gcgttgaacaacacggaggaccttGGAGATTTGCTTAACTCTAGTGCAGACTCCAAATCGGCTCGTGAAGGTGCAAGGCgcgccagtcaatttgacctgaaaattgatAAG GTGATAGATTGTGATGGACTAGACGCTACCCTATATTCCAACCGGAGCCTCTGTAAACTGAAACTGGGTGATGGCAAAGGTGCCCTGTCAGATGCTTACCGGTGCAGGACGCTGCGACCTGACTGGGCAAAGGCTTGCTATCGTCAGGCTAAAGCTCACATGCTACTCAAG GAGTACAAGCAAGCATGTGACGCTCTCCTGGATGCGCAAAAATTGGATCCCGGAAATGAGGAGATTGAGAGAGCGCTAAG TAAGGCAATTGAATTGATGAAGATCTCccctgatgaagatgaggaatgA
- the LOC111255926 gene encoding uncharacterized protein LOC111255926 — translation MGRTLQSSVRDIEQFRPRVRDPETRSFLERLSNRLRRAAARCGCRTATTRDVHVPSLREGGVGTSSQGPSGSKSIASEEDDDDDDDDDGGDDEQRAEEIGPSQLQEAPLTQPTQAVGGTRLRHPRSPYTPGTDALGHKGKGKTRRQ, via the exons atg GGGCGTACCCTACAAAGCTCAGTTAGAGATATAGAGCAATTTCGTCCACGAGTTAGGGACCCCGAGACGCGGAGCTTCCTTGAG cgattgtcaaatcggcttcgccgtgcggctgctcgttgtggttgcaggactgccACGACGCGAGACGTGCACGTTCCATCTCTGCGCGAAGGAGGCGTCGGTACGTCCAGCCAAGGCCCCTCAGGATCGAAATCAATTGCATcagaggaagacgacgacgacgatgacgacgacgacggcggcgacgatgagcagagggccgaggagattggcccgtctcagctccaggaggctcccttgactcagcctacacaggCTGTAGGGGGCACTAGACTACGTCATCCACGTTCTCCatacactccaggcaccgacgcccttggtcacaagggtaagggtaagactaggaggcagtga
- the LOC101774717 gene encoding uncharacterized protein LOC101774717, whose translation MAIDHESPFKELRLKNRRIMGGGGPEPEEEAASAAYGDQWPRWLQPLLSARFFAHCKTHSDSHRSGECNMFCLDCSAAAGTGALCSLCLAHGHRDHHTIQIRRSSYHDVIRVSDIQRFMDIAGVQTYVINSARVVFLNERPQQQKPGCGGKAASASANLCEVCARSLLDNFRFCSLGCKVVGCAPDAAKARSWLLRPASDGNASSSALRNADKKQSFSPPTPPTLPTKRRKGIPHRAPFGSLIVEY comes from the exons ATGGCGATCGACCACGAGTCCCCGTTCAAGGAGCTCCGCCTCAAGAACCGCAGGATCATG ggaggcggcggccctgagccggaggaggaggccgcctcGGCGGCGTACGGGGACCAGTGGCCGCGCTGGCTGCAGCCGCTGCTCTCCGCGCGCTTCTTCGCGCATTGCAAGACCCACAGCGACTCGCACCGCAGCGGCGAGTGCAACATGTTCTGCCTcgactgctccgccgccgcgggcaccGGCGCGCTCTGCTCCCTCTGCCTCGCGCACGGCCACCGCGACCACCACACCATCCAGATCCGCCGCTCATCCTACCACGACGTCATCCGGGTCTCCGACATACAGCGCTTCATGGACATCGCCGGCGTGCAGACCTACGTCATCAACAGCGCCCGCGTCGTCTTCCTCAACGAGCGGCCCCAGCAGCAGAAGCCCGGGTGCGGCGGCAAGgcagcctccgcctccgccaacctCTGCGAGGTATGCGCCCGCAGCCTCCTCGACAACTTCCGCTTCTGCTCCCTCGGGTGCAAGGTCGTCGGCTGCGCCCCCGACGCCGCCAAGGCCAGGAGCTGGCTCCTCCGGCCCGCCTCCGACGGcaacgcctcctcctccgccctgcGGAATGCCGACAAGAAGCAGAGCTTCtcgcccccgacgccgccgaccCTGCCGACGAAGCGGCGCAAGGGCATCCCGCACCGCGCGCCGTTCGGCAGCCTCATCGTCGAGTACTAG
- the LOC111255890 gene encoding uncharacterized protein LOC111255890, with protein sequence MAESFNKLLLGIRGMPVNAIVEFTFYRLVAWFNERHAKAEALLVAGERWAEKPKRHLIIANERASTHEVQCFDLGSGTYQVEHRGGTTSDGEIRESRIHVVVLRDFKCTCGRPRQYHFVCSHLVAAARHRNFDIESMIPHEFSVDTLVRTWSPRFVPFRDPREWPPYDGPKYVADPAYRWNKRGTRKRTRHNMTMDQVSGRTRRGRATPFLADPEQNECGKCGRLGHNSRTCRWQISEDGALPPSRSGVRPDPPRSSHSGRAGPSAPSF encoded by the exons ATGGCcgagtcattcaataagttgtTATTGGGGATACGTGGTATGCCTGTGAACGCAATCGTTGAATTCACCTTCTACAGGCTTGTTGCGTGGTTCAATGAAAGACACGCAAAAGCAGAAGCATTGCTGGTTGCTGGGGAGAGATGGGCtgaaaaaccaaagagacatctcatcattgcaaatgaaagggcttCCACACATGAGGTGCAATGTTTTGATCTCGGCTCAGGGACTTATCAGGTGGAGCATAGGGGCGGTACAACGTCCGACGGTGAGATCCGAGAGTCGAGGATACATGTGGTAGTTCTCCGAGATTTCAAGTGCACTTGTGGTAGGCCAAGGCAGTACCACTTCgtatgttctcatttggtggcagcagctaggcatcgcaATTTTGATATCGAGAGCATGATACCACATGAGTTCAGCGTAGACACCCTTGTGCGGACATGGAGCCCCCGCTTCGTGCCTTTCCGGGATCCTAGAGAGTGGCCTCCGTATGATGGGCCAAAATATGTTGCGGATCCTGCATACCGTTGGAACAAACGTGGAACAAGGAAGCGGACGAGGCATAACATGACTATGGATCAGGTATCCGGAAGAACGAGGCGTGGTAGAGCAACACCATTTCTTGCTGATCCAGAACAGAACGAGTGCGGCAAGTGCGGTAGATTGGGTCATAATTCACGCACTTGCCGTTGGCAAATTAGTGAG GATGGCGCACTTCCACCTTCTAGATCAGGCGTACGACCAGACCCACCGAGGTCGTCTCATAGCGGGAGGGCAG GTCCTTCCGCTCCTTCGTTCTAG
- the LOC101757451 gene encoding hsp70-Hsp90 organizing protein 1-like isoform X2, with translation MIWVICQLRRDCREEVEMLFPLTSPIPNVRNRSIDGIISHAKLENAKPMALNNTEDLGDLLNSSADSKSAREGARRASQFDLKIDKVIDCDGLDATLYSNRSLCKLKLGDGKGALSDAYRCRTLRPDWAKACYRQAKAHMLLKEYKQACDALLDAQKLDPGNEEIERALRQLN, from the exons ATGAT TTGGGTAATTTGCCAATTGAGACGTGATTGCCGAGAAGAAGTTGAAATGCTGTTTCCCTTGACCTCACCAATTCCAAATGTCAGAAACCGGAGTATTGACGGAATAATCTCTCATGCCAAATTGGAAAATGCAAAGCCAATG gcgttgaacaacacggaggaccttGGAGATTTGCTTAACTCTAGTGCAGACTCCAAATCGGCTCGTGAAGGTGCAAGGCgcgccagtcaatttgacctgaaaattgatAAG GTGATAGATTGTGATGGACTAGACGCTACCCTATATTCCAACCGGAGCCTCTGTAAACTGAAACTGGGTGATGGCAAAGGTGCCCTGTCAGATGCTTACCGGTGCAGGACGCTGCGACCTGACTGGGCAAAGGCTTGCTATCGTCAGGCTAAAGCTCACATGCTACTCAAG GAGTACAAGCAAGCATGTGACGCTCTCCTGGATGCGCAAAAATTGGATCCCGGAAATGAGGAGATTGAGAGAGCGCTAAG GCAATTGAATTGA